A genomic region of Apus apus isolate bApuApu2 chromosome 24, bApuApu2.pri.cur, whole genome shotgun sequence contains the following coding sequences:
- the ARMC6 gene encoding armadillo repeat-containing protein 6 isoform X1, which translates to MTGQGGRLFHSRKMGSKHITQETFDDAVQENITEFEMDPEEAVREAVQQFESQGVDLSNIVKAVRQPASENGQKHEILLTLDSLGRAVAASDLAGLAEQLEALAEQCREQLPSRYLAGQNGAYPVVFSACQLASGDRDLMLKAFCTLSAILDGQPDLLDSAGQDLLLQTLQEHREDAEVTLAGIRCVRHACLKHEQNRQDFVKGGILPLLTGAITQHGDSADLVRTASSALRVMTFDDDIRVPFGHAHDHAKIIVLENDGLRVLIEAAKAFTDNFSVLSELCATLSRLSVRNEFCQEIVDLGGLNFMVTLLADCIDHPDVVKQVLSALRAVAGNDDVKDAIVAAGGTDLIVLAISHHLSNPQICEQGCAALCMLALRKPENCHVIMEGGGALAALQAMKAHPREVAVQKQACMLIRNLVSRSRDFSQPILEMGAEDLITEARATHKDCDDVAKAALRDLGCKVELRELWTGQKGSLAQ; encoded by the exons atgacaggacaaggaggcAGGTTATTCCATTCGAGGAAAATGGGATCAAAACACATTACACAGGAAACATTTGATGATGCAGTGCaagaaaacatcacagaattTGAAATGGATCCAGAGGAGGCTGTGAGAGAAGCTGTGCAGCAGTTTGAGTCCCAAG gTGTCGACCTAAGCAATATTGTGAAGGCTGTGAGGCAGCCTGCCTCTGAGAATGGGCAAAAGCATGAAATTTTGCTG ACTTTGGATTCCCTTGGGAGAGCCGTGGCTGCCTCGGACCTGGCGGGGCTGGCGGAGCAGCTGGAGGCCCTggcagagcagtgcagggagcagctgccgtCCCGCTACCTGGCTGGGCAGAACGGGGCCTACCCTGTGGTGTTCTCTGCCTGCCAGTTGGCTTCAGGAGACAGAGATTTAATGCTGAAAGCCTTTTGCACCTTGTCTGCCATCCTGGATGGGCAGCCAGACCTGCTGGACTCGGCTGGCCAGGATCTGCTGCTCCAAAccctgcaggagcacagggaggaCGCGGAGGTGACGCTGGCGGGGATCCGGTGCGTCCGGCACGCGTGTCTGAAACACGAGCAGAACCGGCAGGACTTTGTGAAGGGAGGGATTCTCCCTCTCCTGACTGGAGCTATAACCCAGCACGGAGACAGTGCTGACCTGGTCCGGACAGCCTCCTCAGCCCTCAGGGTGATGACGTTTGATGATGACATCCGAGTGCCCTTTGGTCACGCTCATGATCATGCCAAAATAATTGTGTTGGAGAACGATGGGTTGAGAGTCCTCATTGAAGCTGCAAAAG CTTTCACAGATAACTTCAGTGTTCTCAGTGAGCTCTGTGCCACCCTTTCTCGCCTCTCTGTCAGGAATGAGTTCTGTCAAGAAATTGTGGACCTTGGTGGCTTAAATTTTATGGTGACTCTCCTGGCTGACTGCATTGACCACCCG GACGTGGTGAAGCAGGTGCTGAGCGCCCTCCGCGCGGTCGCGGGGAATGACGACGTGAAAGATGCTATTGTTGCTGCTGGGGGAACAGACCTCATCGTGCTGGCCATCAGCCATCACCTCTCCAACCCTCAG ATCTGTGAGCAAGGCTGTGCAGCCCTGTGCATGTTGGCTCTGCGCAAGCCCGAGAACTGTCATGTCATCATGGAAGGTGGTGGAGCtctggcagccctgcaggccATGAAGGCACACCCACGGGAGGTGGCAGTACAG AAACAGGCCTGCATGCTGATCCGTAACCTGGTCTCCCGCAGCCGGGACTTTTCTCAGCCCATCTTGGAGATGGGAGCTGAGGACCTGATCACAGAAGCTCGTGCAACACACAAGGACTGTGACGATGTGGCCAAAGCTGCCCTGAGGGATCTGGGCTGCAAAGTGGAGCTGCGGGAGCTGTGGACAGGTCAGAAGGGAAGTCTTGCTCAGTGA
- the ARMC6 gene encoding armadillo repeat-containing protein 6 isoform X2, with protein MGSKHITQETFDDAVQENITEFEMDPEEAVREAVQQFESQGVDLSNIVKAVRQPASENGQKHEILLTLDSLGRAVAASDLAGLAEQLEALAEQCREQLPSRYLAGQNGAYPVVFSACQLASGDRDLMLKAFCTLSAILDGQPDLLDSAGQDLLLQTLQEHREDAEVTLAGIRCVRHACLKHEQNRQDFVKGGILPLLTGAITQHGDSADLVRTASSALRVMTFDDDIRVPFGHAHDHAKIIVLENDGLRVLIEAAKAFTDNFSVLSELCATLSRLSVRNEFCQEIVDLGGLNFMVTLLADCIDHPDVVKQVLSALRAVAGNDDVKDAIVAAGGTDLIVLAISHHLSNPQICEQGCAALCMLALRKPENCHVIMEGGGALAALQAMKAHPREVAVQKQACMLIRNLVSRSRDFSQPILEMGAEDLITEARATHKDCDDVAKAALRDLGCKVELRELWTGQKGSLAQ; from the exons ATGGGATCAAAACACATTACACAGGAAACATTTGATGATGCAGTGCaagaaaacatcacagaattTGAAATGGATCCAGAGGAGGCTGTGAGAGAAGCTGTGCAGCAGTTTGAGTCCCAAG gTGTCGACCTAAGCAATATTGTGAAGGCTGTGAGGCAGCCTGCCTCTGAGAATGGGCAAAAGCATGAAATTTTGCTG ACTTTGGATTCCCTTGGGAGAGCCGTGGCTGCCTCGGACCTGGCGGGGCTGGCGGAGCAGCTGGAGGCCCTggcagagcagtgcagggagcagctgccgtCCCGCTACCTGGCTGGGCAGAACGGGGCCTACCCTGTGGTGTTCTCTGCCTGCCAGTTGGCTTCAGGAGACAGAGATTTAATGCTGAAAGCCTTTTGCACCTTGTCTGCCATCCTGGATGGGCAGCCAGACCTGCTGGACTCGGCTGGCCAGGATCTGCTGCTCCAAAccctgcaggagcacagggaggaCGCGGAGGTGACGCTGGCGGGGATCCGGTGCGTCCGGCACGCGTGTCTGAAACACGAGCAGAACCGGCAGGACTTTGTGAAGGGAGGGATTCTCCCTCTCCTGACTGGAGCTATAACCCAGCACGGAGACAGTGCTGACCTGGTCCGGACAGCCTCCTCAGCCCTCAGGGTGATGACGTTTGATGATGACATCCGAGTGCCCTTTGGTCACGCTCATGATCATGCCAAAATAATTGTGTTGGAGAACGATGGGTTGAGAGTCCTCATTGAAGCTGCAAAAG CTTTCACAGATAACTTCAGTGTTCTCAGTGAGCTCTGTGCCACCCTTTCTCGCCTCTCTGTCAGGAATGAGTTCTGTCAAGAAATTGTGGACCTTGGTGGCTTAAATTTTATGGTGACTCTCCTGGCTGACTGCATTGACCACCCG GACGTGGTGAAGCAGGTGCTGAGCGCCCTCCGCGCGGTCGCGGGGAATGACGACGTGAAAGATGCTATTGTTGCTGCTGGGGGAACAGACCTCATCGTGCTGGCCATCAGCCATCACCTCTCCAACCCTCAG ATCTGTGAGCAAGGCTGTGCAGCCCTGTGCATGTTGGCTCTGCGCAAGCCCGAGAACTGTCATGTCATCATGGAAGGTGGTGGAGCtctggcagccctgcaggccATGAAGGCACACCCACGGGAGGTGGCAGTACAG AAACAGGCCTGCATGCTGATCCGTAACCTGGTCTCCCGCAGCCGGGACTTTTCTCAGCCCATCTTGGAGATGGGAGCTGAGGACCTGATCACAGAAGCTCGTGCAACACACAAGGACTGTGACGATGTGGCCAAAGCTGCCCTGAGGGATCTGGGCTGCAAAGTGGAGCTGCGGGAGCTGTGGACAGGTCAGAAGGGAAGTCTTGCTCAGTGA